The following proteins come from a genomic window of Mus pahari unplaced genomic scaffold, PAHARI_EIJ_v1.1 scaffold_12698_1, whole genome shotgun sequence:
- the LOC110315236 gene encoding vomeronasal type-2 receptor 116-like — protein sequence MTMCNHLSIINTVLCYRKTTKNDKYALALAFAMDEINKNPDLLPNMSLIIKYNFGHCDGPTTPYYFHQKKYVPIPNYFCNEDTMCSFLLTGLNPRISRDMGLIMDIILSPRLIHLTYGPFHSMFTDDEQYPYLYQMSPKDTSLALAIVSFILFFHWNWIGLVIPHDDQGKQFLSELKKESENKEICFAFVNMXSVNEISFYHKTEMNYKQIVMSSTNVIIIYGETYXNVELSFRMWESTVIQRIWITTVQLNFPTSKKDLTHGTFYGTFTFLHHHGEISGFKXFVQSLCHLKRTDLYLTIPEWKYFNCEALTCNCKLLMNYSSNASLQWLTEQKFDITFSDASQNIYNAVYAMAHAHHEMNLQQVDNQAIDSGKGSSSHCLMVNSFLRKINFTDPTGDKVIMKQRAILQEDYDIFHFGNISQYLGTKVKLGKFSPYFPHGQHFHLYGDMIELATGSRK from the exons ATGACCATGTGTAATCATTTATCCATAATAAACACTGTACTCTGTtacagaaaaacaactaaaaacgACAAATATGCTTTGGCATTGGCGTTTGCAATGGATGAAATCAACAAGAATCCTGATCTTTTACCAAATATGtctttgattataaaatataattttggccATTGTGATGGGCCAACTACACCCTATTATTTTCATCAGAAGAAATATGTGCCTATTCCtaattatttttgtaatgaaGATACTATGTGTTCATTTCTACTTACTGGACTCAATCCAAGAATATCACGGGACATGGGACTAATCATGGATATCATCTTATCTCCACGT TTAATTCATCTTACCTATGGACCTTTCCATTCCATGTTCACTGATGATGAACAATATCCCTATCTCTATCAGATGTCCCCAAAGGACACATCTCTAGCATTGGCAATTGTTTCCTTCATACTTTTCTTCCACTGGAACTGGATTGGCCTTGTCATCCCTCATGATGATCAAGGCAAACAATTTCTCTCAGAGTTGAAAAAAGAGAGTGAAAACAAGgaaatttgctttgcttttgtgaaCATGNTATCAGTCAATGAGATTTCATTCTATCACAaaactgaaatgaactacaaaCAAATTGTGATGTCATCCACAAATGTTATTATCATTTATGGGGAAACATATANTAATGTTGAATTGAGCTTCAGAATGTGGGAATCTACAGTTATACAGAGAATATGGATCACCACAGTACAACTGAATTTCCCTACCAGTAAGAAAGACTTAACTCATGGCACATTCTATGGGACTTTTACTTTTCTACACCACCATGGCGAGATTTCTGGCTTTAAAAANTTTGTGCAATCATTGTGCCATCTCAAAAGGACAGATTTATATCTAACAATTCCAGAGTGGAAATACTTTAACTGTGAAGCCTTAACATGTAATTGTAAATTACTGATGAATTATTCATCTAATGCATCATTGCAATGGCTAACGGAACAGAAATTTGACATAACCTTTAGTGATGCTAGTCAAAACATATACAATGCTGTGTATGCCATGGCCCATGCACACCATGAAATGAATCTGCAACAGGTTGATAATCAGGCAATAGACAGTGGGAAAGGATCAAGTTCTCACTGCTTGATG GTAAATTCATTTCTGAGAAAGATCAACTTCACTGATCCCACTGGGGACAAAGTGATTATGAAACAGAGAGCAATACTGCAGGAAGATTATGACATTTTTCACTTTGGGAATATCTCACAATACCTTGGGACTAAGGTGAAGTTAGGAAAGTTCAGCCCATATTTTCCACATGGACAACACTTTCACTTATATGGAGACATGATTGAATTggccacaggaagtagaaag